A single region of the Eremothecium gossypii ATCC 10895 chromosome V, complete sequence genome encodes:
- the NBA1 gene encoding Nba1p (Syntenic homolog of Saccharomyces cerevisiae YOL070C (NBA1)) produces MSWDSEQDGQASTNAKRLSAMIDSLHDASVDDFLFVRRSVSPERGGSPGRRVAKRESQASEYAGSIHEGQPVSYVVAKNAVTDVRCEPKLPPLPPKDERGRPLGLGIRGGSEEELAFPRGESASPASLRLVPSQLLGEGRAMGAQTPNRYSLPSEVSPPHILGREPDGVGGAHPARPIVLDSDEDERPRPRVKAEDDVAAPFHYRPRDASPDEAVQPHPAVFSSAASLRQDSGDTDSLQSSVIPILKTSVMERQKSGKRPDRSSVSEFQPVIPARNKNRPKSAVFIQQGLENIQRQLEREMIGADTSPGVPYAHSRDASVSTATKSDSYFSATELNDPSNANDKSFGEETLRNVDSADHNGVPSTGTPTDFEDNHYLSRPLPTLPNRETSVNTLTRTALSDEVFNTSPLVIPSNLPTKAEKAEADEEQWEDEYKFAEGIEGELAKLSVQGKSKDTKVPSRGKATEPSTSLQSKSKSSTAKNKKRKDVRSFDIDTISQLLNATKGTLIGSEFANLGIRTEEKRALERLVDSLSRLTADMVVDPDRYTEGLRRLEKATRALDGF; encoded by the coding sequence ATGTCATGGGACAGCGAGCAGGACGGCCAGGCGAGCACGAATGCTAAGCGGCTCTCGGCGATGATCGACTCGCTCCACGACGCGAGCGTGGACGACTTTCTCTTCGTGCGGCGGTCGGTGTCGCCGGAGCGGGGCGGGTCGCCGGGGCGGCGGGTGGCGAAGCGGGAGAGCCAGGCGTCGGAGTACGCGGGGAGCATCCACGAGGGGCAGCCGGTGTCGTACGTGGTGGCGAAGAACGCGGTGACGGACGTGCGGTGCGAGCCCAagctgccgccgctgccgccgaAGGACGAGCGGGGGCGGCCGCTGGGGCTGGGGATCCGCGGGGGgtcggaggaggagcttGCGTTTCCGCGGGGCGAGAGCGCGAGCCCGGCGTCGCTGCGGCTGGTGCCGTCGCAGCTGCTGGGGGAGGGGCGCGCGATGGGCGCGCAGACGCCGAACCGGTACAGCCTTCCGAGCGAGGTGAGCCCCCCGCACATCCTCGGGCGGGAGCCGGACGGGGTGGGCGGCGCTCACCCCGCGCGGCCGATTGTGCTCGACTcggacgaggacgagcggccgcggccgcgcgtCAAGGCGGAGGACGACGTGGCGGCGCCGTTCCACTACCGGCCACGTGACGCGTCGCCGGACGAGGCCGTGCAGCCGCATCCTGCGGTCTTCAGCTCGGCGGCGAGTCTCCGCCAGGACTCAGGAGACACGGACTCACTCCAGTCGAGCGTCATCCCGATCCTCAAGACCAGTGTGATGGAGCGCCAGAAGAGCGGCAAGCGACCAGACCGCTCGTCTGTCTCGGAGTTCCAGCCCGTCATACCAGCGCGGAACAAAAATCGGCCCAAGTCGGCCGTGTTCATCCAGCAGGGCTTGGAGAACATCCAGCGACAGCTCGAGCGCGAGATGATCGGGGCCGACACGTCGCCCGGCGTGCCGTATGCCCACTCCCGGGACGCCTCCGTGTCCACCGCGACGAAGTCCGACAGCTACTTCTCCGCCACAGAGCTGAACGATCCGAGCAACGCGAACGACAAGTCGTTCGGGGAGGAAACCTTGCGGAATGTCGACAGCGCAGATCACAATGGCGTGCCGTCCACCGGCACGCCCACCGACTTTGAGGACAACCACTATCTCTCCAGGCCCCTACCCACGCTGCCCAACAGGGAAACCAGTGTCAACACGCTTACTCGCACCGCCCTTTCCGACGAGGTCTTCAACACATCTCCGTTGGTGATTCCATCCAACCTGCCGACTAAGGCCGAGAAAGCGGAGGCCGACGAAGAGCAGTGGGAGGATGAGTACAAATTTGCCGAGGGTATAGAGGGAGAGCTCGCCAAGCTCAGCGTACAGGGCAAGAGTAAAGATACCAAGGTACCGTCTCGAGGGAAAGCTACTGAGCCTAGCACCAGCTTGCAGAGCAAGTCGAAATCTAGCACTGCCAAGAACAAAAAGAGGAAGGACGTGCGCTCATTTGATATTGATACGATCTCACAGTTGTTGAACGCTACCAAAGGTACACTCATAGGTTCCGAATTTGCAAATCTCGGCATCCGCACTGAGGAAAAGCGGGCGTTGGAGCGTCTTGTAGACTCTCTATCCCGCCTCACTGCCGACATGGTCGTGGACCCAGACCGTTACACCGAAGGGCTCCGCAGGCTTGAAAAGGCCACACGCGCATTGGACGGCTTTTAG
- the MTF2 gene encoding Mtf2p (Syntenic homolog of Saccharomyces cerevisiae YDL044C (MTF2)) has product MLRHSLRRQLVLLRPLHRSNVQLETKHTFAADLGSEGLELSISEQQLLNDVFDKLLDSSDRQNAPAKTVNTDRNDKHPSGPQLLFEQKQRGGLPAHGILDFAAENKATVAGGAKLAAPELGRYPVSLTPEYFGSIGMDIPSHNFNKLQVSAAVIGDVERTERLKAKVEQALRPHIEYLRKHVVTDETLLQQLQQYLRDFANRDKKFDRPSEQHIEDIEASCQKNPKVLPPPYFLTIPAVLNELFTSKDFAFSDRRRYSLLSMIYQTCKTSRDISMYLQICNVDFYNLLLTYSWRNFQDVRAVNRILQDMNANGIMGDIQTMELLVAVSDKMQYMLDGIFDDTIPEDLHSTGILYCKDVADDVKRINRYLKLLKQTLLEDKAVPKSI; this is encoded by the coding sequence ATGCTTAGACACAGCCTAAGGAGGCAGCTAGTACTCCTCAGACCTTTGCACCGAAGCAATGTACAACTAGAAACGAAACACACCTTTGCTGCGGACCTTGGTTCTGAGGGCTTAGAGCTATCGATTTCGGAACAGCAGCTACTCAACGATGTCTTCGACAAACTACTAGACAGCTCTGATCGCCAGAACGCACCGGCAAAGACTGTAAATACTGATCGAAATGACAAGCATCCATCCGGCCCTCAGTTGCTGTTTGAGCAGAAGCAGAGGGGCGGGCTTCCAGCACACGGTATATTAGACTTTGCAGCTGAAAACAAAGCTACtgtcgccggcggcgcgaaGCTGGCAGCCCCCGAGCTTGGCAGATACCCAGTGTCGCTGACGCCAGAGTACTTTGGATCTATTGGCATGGATATCCCATCCCACAACTTCAACAAGTTGCAAGTTAGTGCGGCAGTCATAGGCGACGTAGAACGTACAGAACGGCTAAAGGCGAAAGTGGAGCAAGCGTTGCGTCCCCATATTGAGTATCTTCGAAAGCATGTGGTTACGGACGAGActcttctgcagcagcttcagcaATACTTGCGTGATTTTGCAAACCGGGATAAGAAGTTCGATCGTCCCTCCGAGCAACACATCGAAGATATCGAGGCATCATGCCAAAAAAACCCCAAGGTGCTGCCGCCACCATACTTTCTAACTATACCGGCTGTGTTGAATGAGCTGTTCACCAGCAAAGACTTCGCCTTTTCCGACAGAAGGCGCTACAGTCTCCTGTCCATGATATACCAGACGTGCAAGACATCCAGGGATATATCGATGTACTTACAGATATGCAATGTGGACTTCTACAACCTCCTGCTAACATATTCGTGGAGAAACTTCCAGGATGTCCGCGCGGTCAATAGAATTCTCCAGGATATGAACGCCAACGGGATCATGGGCGATATTCAAACGATGGAGCTCCTGGTAGCAGTAAGCGACAAGATGCAGTATATGCTTGATGGCATTTTTGATGACACCATCCCGGAAGACTTGCACTCCACTGGGATTTTGTACTGTAAAGACGTTGCAGACGATGTCAAACGCATCAACCGGTACCTGAAGCTCCTCAAACAAACTCTGTTAGAAGACAAGGCAGTGCCAAAAAGTATATAG
- the FAD1 gene encoding FMN adenylyltransferase (Syntenic homolog of Saccharomyces cerevisiae YDL045C (FAD1)), which translates to MTHSLFEVAKRCSKITESYLLISSGSAIIQSTQNAIRVTQRCLLEDVFPKWNPLEGAISFSYNGGKDCQALLVIYLACLWEYFMRGVAESQYDAQYQRFWIHRLPAVYIDQAETYGSLENFVEATVERYALALYESPKERKVSMAEAFKDYLELYPKTKAIVIGIRHTDPYAEKLSPVQKTDAGWPEFIRVQPLLHWKLANIWSFLLYSGEEICGLYQVGFTSIGGINSTTRNPYLLATKAATEEGTVSNEERINNHFTWEISNAYGLEQADDKPHCSALTDDDLRLIASHSQQDYLPGWFLINDRWERAGRDSRA; encoded by the coding sequence ATGACACATTCTCTTTTTGAGGTGGCGAAACGTTGTTCCAAGATCACAGAGTCGTACTTACTCATCAGTAGTGGCAGTGCAATCATCCAAAGTACGCAAAATGCTATCAGAGTAACGCAAAGGTGCCTACTGGAGGATGTGTTCCCCAAATGGAATCCACTAGAGGGAGCTATTTCGTTTTCTTACAACGGTGGAAAGGATTGCCAGGCACTTCTAGTGATTTACTTGGCTTGTCTTTGGGAATACTTTATGAGGGGGGTTGCTGAGTCACAATACGATGCTCAGTACCAGAGATTCTGGATACATCGCCTCCCGGCCGTCTATATTGATCAGGCTGAGACCTATGGGTCGCTGGAGAACTTTGTGGAGGCAACGGTCGAGCGCTATGCTCTCGCATTATATGAGTCTCCGAAAGAGCGCAAAGTCTCTATGGCGGAGGCCTTCAAGGACTACTTAGAGCTTTATCCGAAAACCAAAGCTATTGTTATAGGCATTCGCCACACCGACCCGTACGCTGAGAAGTTAAGTCCGGTTCAAAAGACCGACGCTGGTTGGCCCGAGTTTATCCGTGTCCAACCGTTATTGCACTGGAAACTGGCGAATATATGGAGCTTCCTTCTGTATTCTGGCGAAGAAATATGCGGTCTCTATCAGGTAGGGTTCACGTCAATTGGCGGCATAAACTCCACAACACGGAACCCCTACCTCTTGGCCACCAAGGCTGCCACTGAAGAGGGAACAGTTTCGAACGAAGAACGAATAAATAACCACTTTACCTGGGAGATCTCCAATGCCTATGGGTTGGAGCAGGCGGATGACAAGCCACACTGCTCAGCACTCACTGATGACGACTTGCGCCTCATCGCCTCGCACTCACAGCAGGACTACCTCCCCGGATGGTTCTTAATCAACGATCGCTGGGAGCGCGCTGGCCGGGACTCCAGAGCGTAG
- the MRP10 gene encoding mitochondrial 37S ribosomal protein mS37 (Syntenic homolog of Saccharomyces cerevisiae YDL045W-A (MRP10)): protein MPGRTPTYKLPPLPRLKVKKPVIKQEANRCLVLMSNLLQCWSSNGHMNPVCEKLATDLKACTSQNVMGSNQKPRKSTINYHAARLYDRISGKPHD from the coding sequence ATGCCTGGTAGAACTCCAACATATAAGCTTCCTCCGTTGCCTCGCCTGAAGGTTAAGAAGCCCGTTATCAAGCAGGAGGCCAACAGATGCCTTGTGCTCATGTCCAACCTTCTTCAATGCTGGTCATCCAACGGGCATATGAACCCAGTATGTGAGAAACTAGCGACAGATTTGAAAGCATGCACGTCCCAGAACGTAATGGGAAGCAACCAGAAGCCGCGCAAAAGTACAATCAACTACCACGCTGCGCGGTTGTACGATAGAATCAGTGGCAAGCCACACGATTGA
- the SDH5 gene encoding succinate dehydrogenase assembly factor SDH5 (Syntenic homolog of Saccharomyces cerevisiae YOL071W (EMI5)) produces MLRFSFSHAFAGSYGLAPARATRFYPRILPFAARAYSADKQGDDVILRVKVAPIKRNNETLEQQRARLVYQSRKRGILETDLLLSGFAAKYLKHMTAEELNEYDELLNELDWDIYYWATKNSDASPLPEKWQHSKILRKLQAYSENKDKQILKMPDLSEF; encoded by the coding sequence ATGCTTCGTTTTTCGTTTTCCCATGCTTTCGCGGGCTCCTACGGGCTGGCCCCAGCGCGCGCTACTAGATTCTACCCCCGCATACTCCCCTTCGCCGCCCGTGCGTACTCGGCGGACAAACAGGGCGACGATGTGATTCTGCGTGTGAAGGTAGCCCCCATCAAACGTAACAACGAGACCCTGGAACAACAGCGCGCCCGTCTCGTGTACCAGTCGCGCAAGCGCGGTATTTTGGAGACCGACCTGTTGCTCTCGGGCTTCGCGGCGAAATACCTGAAGCACATGACTGCGGAGGAACTGAACGAATACGACGAGCTGCTTAACGAGCTTGACTGGGACATCTACTACTGGGCAACCAAAAACTCTGACGCTTCTCCGTTGCCAGAAAAATGGCAGCATTCAAAGATCCTGCGCAAGCTGCAAGCCTACAGCGAAAACAAAGACAAGCAGATCTTGAAGATGCCTGATCTTTCTGAGTTCTAG
- the NPC2 gene encoding sterol transporter (Syntenic homolog of Saccharomyces cerevisiae YDL046W (NPC2)) — translation MRVSVWYGLLHAAAWTRAVSLQVSEDSDEQWTVALRDSRPIPGGSPLSRCDLDEDHLLDVQEIEITPNPPHRGKNLTVEARGDLFGPVEDGAYVTVEVRLGYIKLLSETFDLCKELEENDLGLQCPLEEGEYELSKTVEIPQQVPPGRYHVVARAYTVDDEPITCLTGDVYFPPLMPAERSRMPRLIDPRRMRRLMDPRRKPRIMDEGSGAAA, via the coding sequence ATGAGGGTGAGTGTATGGTACGGATTGTTGCATGCTGCGGCGTGGACGCGCGCGGTTAGTCTGCAAGTGAGCGAAGACAGCGACGAACAGTGGACGGTCGCGCTCCGGGATTCGCGGCCTATTCCGGGCGGGTCGCCACTGAGCAGGTGCGACTTGGATGAGGACCATCTCCTGGACGTGCAGGAGATAGAGATTACGCCGAACCCACCGCACCGCGGTAAGAACTTGACGGTGGAGGCGCGGGGTGACTTATTCGGGCCCGTAGAGGACGGCGCGTACGTGACTGTGGAGGTGCGGCTCGGATACATCAAATTGTTGTCGGAGACGTTCGACTTGTGCAAGGAGCTAGAGGAGAATGACTTGGGGCTGCAGTGCCCGTTGGAGGAGGGCGAGTATGAGTTGTCTAAGACCGTCGAGATACCGCAGCAGGTACCACCGGGGCGGTATCACGTGGTGGCACGCGCGTACACTGTGGACGACGAGCCGATCACGTGCCTCACAGGGGACGTGTACTTCCCGCCGCTGATGCCGGCCGAGCGCTCGCGCATGCCCCGCCTCATCGATCCTCGCCGCATGCGGCGCCTCATGGACCCTCGCCGCAAGCCGCGGATCATGGACGAGGGGTCGGGGGCCGCGGCGTGA
- the SIT4 gene encoding type 2A-related serine/threonine-protein phosphatase SIT4 (Syntenic homolog of Saccharomyces cerevisiae YDL047W (SIT4)), whose product MVERGPDQWLEKIKKCQALTESEMKQLCELVKELLMEESNIQPVRTPVTVCGDIHGQFHDLLELFRTSGGFPDQVNYVFLGDYVDRGYYSLETFTLLMCLKVKYPAKITLVRGNHESRQITQVYGFYEECLNKYGSTTVWKYCCQVFDFLTLAAIIDGKILCVHGGLSPEIRMLDQIRVLSRAQEVPHEGGFSDLLWSDPDNVDAWQVSPRGAGWLFGSKVAREFNYVNGLSLIARAHQLVMEGFKYHFPEKDVVTVWSAPNYCYRCGNVASVMKVDEDLEPTFKIFSAVPDDYIQEANHNNQRGGYFL is encoded by the coding sequence ATGGTTGAACGAGGCCCCGACCAATGGCTCGAGAAGATCAAGAAGTGCCAGGCACTGACAGAGAGTGAGATGAAGCAGCTGTGCGAGCTAGTGAAGGAGCTCCTGATGGAGGAGTCCAACATCCAGCCCGTGCGGACCCCTGTAACCGTCTGCGGCGACATCCACGGGCAGTTCCACGACCTGCTGGAGCTCTTCCGCACGTCGGGCGGGTTCCCAGACCAAGTGAATTACGTCTTCCTCGGCGACTATGTGGACCGGGGTTACTATAGTCTCGAGACGTTCACACTTCTGATGTGTCTCAAGGTAAAGTACCCCGCCAAAATCACCCTCGTAAGGGGCAACCACGAGTCCCGGCAGATCACACAGGTGTACGGCTTCTACGAGGAGTGTCTGAACAAGTACGGGTCCACCACTGTGTGGAAGTACTGCTGCCAGGTGTTCGACTTTCTCACGCTGGCAGCCATCATCGACGGCAAAATTCTCTGCGTGCACGGCGGACTATCACCGGAAATCCGCATGCTGGACCAAATAAGAGTCCTGTCCCGCGCCCAGGAGGTCCCCCACGAGGGCGGCTTCTCCGACCTGCTCTGGAGCGATCCCGACAACGTCGACGCCTGGCAGGTCTCGCCACGTGGCGCCGGCTGGCTGTTTGGCAGCAAGGTCGCCCGCGAGTTCAACTACGTCAATGGCCTCAGCCTTATTGCCCGCGCCCACCAGCTCGTAATGGAGGGCTTCAAGTACCACTTCCCCGAGAAGGATGTCGTCACCGTCTGGTCCGCGCCCAACTACTGCTACCGCTGCGGCAACGTCGCCTCCGTCATGAAGGTCGACGAGGACCTCGAGCCCACCTTCAAGATCTTCTCCGCCGTCCCAGATGACTATATCCAGGAGGCCAACCACAACAACCAGAGGGGTGGATACTTCCTCTGA
- the THP1 gene encoding Thp1p (Syntenic homolog of Saccharomyces cerevisiae YOL072W (THP1)), whose translation MDAFIQQVREGNVTVLNINLDKNGLLIAALQKELQNRYQDDSTLDRYVEGAQLHDGRWTRFNVLVCSFLRYCRDVNPWSLWESSDLLFTCYQDLGNCLLQDSYPIEGLVGLFKEETEWIVPRAVRLDSNRKLVGTKKHLFVQHVASVISKVFNSIKGRVDEAASAYAALPAKQQILLYVANQLNNIYFRIDSPSSCANIFKNIQPKSMIEHFQQYPIEEQVEYRYLLGRYYLSSYRISDAFAQLLRAFQDLCALARAAQAPVPVLQRNMVRVLRYLVPAGIILGRPPPFALLESLAPALGRSYSELIHALKTGNLQAMHQWLRSHEDELRRRRLLLLMLEKLPLLAYRNLLRRVFQIVALPAYSNRIPYAAVETALRLSIGSPEPTAPPIYRLVHTPDNAENVLVTLINYSFLRGNCFPLNRMCVTMKTTNLLDVFPAITPKIASKFPQNHDDAWLDS comes from the coding sequence ATGGATGCGTTTATCCAACAGGTTCGTGAAGGGAATGTCACGGTACTGAACATCAATTTAGACAAGAACGGCTTGCTGATCGCTGCACTACAGAAAGAACTGCAAAATAGGTACCAGGATGACAGCACGTTAGATCGATACGTCGAAGGGGCGCAACTGCACGACGGTCGCTGGACGCGATTCAATGTGCTTGTATGCAGTTTTCTACGGTACTGCCGGGACGTGAATCCCTGGTCGCTGTGGGAGTCCTCTGACCTGCTGTTCACGTGCTACCAGGACCTCGGGAACTGTCTGCTACAGGATAGCTATCCAATAGAGGGTCTGGTGGGACTGTTCAAAGAGGAGACGGAGTGGATCGTGCCACGGGCCGTACGCCTGGACTCGAACCGGAAGCTGGTGGGGACCAAGAAGCACTTGTTCGTGCAGCACGTCGCGTCGGTGATCTCGAAGGTGTTCAATAGCATCAAGGGCCGAGTGGACGAGGCGGCATCCGCGTATGCTGCGCTGCCGGCGAAGCAGCAGATACTACTGTACGTTGCCAACCAGCTGAACAACATATACTTCCGCATTGACTCGCCGTCATCCTGTGCGAACATCTTTAAGAACATACAGCCGAAATCCATGATCGAGCACTTTCAGCAATACCCAATCGAAGAACAGGTTGAGTACAGATACCTATTGGGACGCTACTACCTATCTAGCTACCGCATCAGTGATGCCTtcgcgcagctgcttcGCGCGTTCCAGGACCTTTGTGCTCTTGCACGTGCGGCCCAAGCGCCTGTTCCGGTCCTGCAGCGCAATATGGTGCGCGTCTTGCGCTACCTGGTACCTGCAGGCATCATTCTCGGACGCCCGCCTCCCTTTGCCCTGTTGGAGTCTCTGGCGCCGGCATTGGGTCGCTCGTATAGCGAGCTCATCCACGCGCTCAAAACGGGCAACTTACAGGCGATGCACCAATGGCTTCGCAGCCACGAGGACGAGCTCCGAAGGCGCAGACTTCTGCTCTTGATGCTTGAGAAACTTCCTCTACTCGCATACCGTAATCTGCTACGGCGGGTGTTCCAAATCGTGGCGCTACCAGCATACTCTAACCGGATCCCGTACGCGGCAGTTGAGACGGCCTTACGGCTCTCCATCGGCTCGCCAGAACCCACCGCGCCTCCAATATACCGTCTGGTACATACTCCGGACAACGCCGAGAACGTACTAGTCACTCTTATCAACTACAGCTTCCTCCGTGGCAACTGCTTTCCGCTGAACAGGATGTGCGTGACCATGAAGACCACTAACCTGCTGGACGTCTTCCCGGCCATCACGCCCAAGATTGCATCGAAGTTCCCTCAGAACCACGATGACGCCTGGTTGGACTCATAA
- the UPF3 gene encoding Upf3p (Syntenic homolog of Saccharomyces cerevisiae YGR072W (UPF3)), producing MACDSLGPRPSDARIASEDTVKSRRRKKAHRKLAAGGDANGNERLPRNTGSDREGHEAATGPQLESVKVAAAYGEPKEAAINVSERANGAQKKNAGRRARRYGSSSAFGEMAHEDVGHKLVVRLLPPNLTEDEFYRTLCPHLPSEQFFEKTTRDRYYVPGHYSRKPFKLPTYSRCYLIFYDLAALQTVGRILQNMTFVDDHDNATVPKLFLSPYVKKMRNLGGHMQIQDQKLKLEGTLDKDPIFQIFTKSLQLLEENKGEYQYKDLHILNPLEKELKKRREVDGSIKKQVHDAMIELAGEIESEDKKKKRKKRKGQKSKSTKHEEKALKENPNKAIFEEAGKREMKRRKREEKLARRKKKLEEKKKAMKKGTQREGTTVSSSIPAPSSSKPAETPLSKAPEGQKSATKSKSAKNKSAKSKPKQILKKSD from the coding sequence ATGGCCTGTGATAGCCTTGGACCCAGGCCATCAGATGCCAGAATCGCAAGTGAAGACACTGTGAAGAGCAGACGGAGAAAGAAGGCCCACAGGAAGCTTGCCGCAGGCGGAGACGCAAACGGAAATGAACGCTTGCCGCGAAACACTGGTAGCGACAGGGAAGGCCATGAAGCTGCAACAGGGCCGCAATTGGAATCGGTGAAGGTGGCGGCGGCCTATGGGGAGCCCAAGGAGGCAGCGATCAATGTGTCGGAACGGGCGAACGGCGCGCAGAAGAAAAACGCGGGTCGGCGGGCGAGGCGATacggcagcagcagtgcGTTTGGGGAAATGGCGCACGAGGATGTCGGGCACAAGCTGGTGGTGCGGCTTTTGCCGCCAAACCTCACAGAGGACGAGTTCTACCGGACCCTGTGCCCGCACCTGCCGTCTGAGCAATTTTTCGAAAAGACAACGAGGGATCGCTACTACGTACCGGGCCACTACTCCCGGAAGCCATTCAAGCTGCCAACGTACTCGCGGTGCTACCTTATATTTTACGATCTGGCTGCGCTGCAGACAGTGGGCCGGATTCTGCAGAATATGACCTTTGTCGATGACCATGATAATGCAACGGTACCAAAGCTCTTCCTCTCTCCGTACGTTAAGAAAATGCGCAACTTGGGGGGACATATGCAGATCCAAGACCAGAAGCTGAAGCTGGAGGGGACGCTCGATAAGGATCCTATTTTCCAGATTTTCACCAAGTCGCTTCAGCTACTCGAAGAGAACAAGGGTGAGTACCAATACAAGGACTTGCATATCCTAAATCCGTTAGAAAAAGAGCTAAAAAAACGGCGCGAGGTAGATGGTAGCATTAAGAAGCAGGTGCACGATGCGATGATTGAACTTGCGGGGGAAATAGAGAGTGAGgacaagaagaagaagcgcAAGAAAAGAAAGGGACAGAAATCTAAGAGTACTAAGCATGAAGAGAAGGCTCTCAAGGAAAACCCGAACAAAGCAATATTTGAGGAGGCTGGTAAGCGTGAGATGAAGCGACGCAAGCGCGAAGAGAAATTGGCCCGGCGGAAAAAAAAGCTagaggagaagaagaaagCTATGAAGAAAGGAACACAGCGCGAAGGGACCACTGTGAGCAGTTCCATACCGGCGCCAAGCTCCAGCAAACCTGCTGAGACTCCATTGTCGAAAGCGCCCGAGGGCCAAAAAAGTGCAACCAAGTCCAAGTCCGCAAAGAACAAGTCTGCGAAATCTAAACCGAAGCAGATTTTGAAGAAAAGCGACTGA
- a CDS encoding AER204W-Ap (NOHBY535; No homolog in Saccharomyces cerevisiae; Syntenic homolog of Kluyveromyces lactis KLLA0D03740g), whose amino-acid sequence MESFSQAFKRFLKVLQGEQNARPAETQFLNLKSLRIIFTRVSQKNINEDDFASWTAFIKYMGDLGSTPVEPLLKEFDYTYIEHIKTPLSEGAMLQSDILAYILLKCLSKRLQFCSKRMNKVDNRIFQEALQHTPYGEYAILKWHLYQTTKKNEDLLKTIKEHENKLQACAKAQASQEKRFKELSDVNAELEQEKMDLEILCDTKMTELAKVNKKLFKVTKDYEQLKGENAELNTRHWDSKHLSSPLFEGAPSITTPDTPALSEDKSLHFSQSSADTSRLEEEIRHLRQECNLLSHWIYENVSDKL is encoded by the coding sequence ATGGAGTCGTTTAGCCAAGCTTTCAAGAGGTTTTTGAAAGTTCTGCAGGGTGAACAGAACGCAAGACCGGCTGAAACCCAATTTTTGAATTTAAAGTCTCTCAGGATCATATTCACCAGAGTAAGTCAGAAGAATATCAATGAAGACGACTTTGCATCCTGGACTGCTTTCATCAAGTACATGGGGGACTTGGGATCTACCCCAGTAGAACCCTTATTGAAAGAATTCGACTACACCTATATTGAGCATATCAAGACGCCACTCTCCGAGGGAGCAATGTTGCAGTCTGATATCTTGGCATACATCCTTTTGAAGTGTCTAAGCAAACGGCTGCAGTTTTGCTCCAAGCGCATGAACAAAGTCGATAACCGGATTTTCCAAGAGGCATTACAGCATACGCCTTATGGCGAATACGCAATTCTCAAGTGGCATCTTTATCAAACAACCAAGAAGAACGAGGATTTGTTAAAGACAATCAAGGAGCACGAAAATAAACTCCAGGCATGCGCAAAAGCACAGGCATCTCAGGAGAAGAGATTCAAGGAACTATCAGACGTCAATGCAGAGCTTGAACAGGAAAAAATGGACCTAGAGATACTCTGTGACACGAAGATGACGGAGTTGGCCAAAGTAAATAAGAAATTGTTTAAAGTCACGAAAGATTATGAGCAATTAAAGGGCGAGAATGCGGAGTTGAACACGCGCCACTGGGACTCCAAGCATTTGTCTTCCCCTCTTTTCGAGGGTGCGCCGTCGATAACCACTCCGGACACACCTGCCTTGTCCGAAGATAAGAGCTTGCATTTTAGTCAGTCCAGCGCCGACACTTCGAGGTTGGAGGAGGAGATTAGGCATCTCAGGCAGGAGTGTAATCTCTTGAGCCATTGGATCTATGAAAATGTCAGTGACAAGCTTTGA